DNA sequence from the Flavobacterium lipolyticum genome:
GGCTTTTGAATATTTACCTGCATCGTACATTTTCGTTGCAACTTCGAATTTTGCAGCAACATCATCGTTCTTTAATGCCTTTTGGTATTCGCTACAAGAACAAAAAAGGACAACAATAATTAACAGAGATACTATTTTTTTCATTTTCTTACTTTTATTATGATTTCTTAGACAATTGTGCCAAAGCAAAATCACACCGAAGTTTCGGTGGCAAATTTAGTTATTAATTTAGCTACTACAAAATATTTTTTGGTACAGAGCCTGTTTAAATTTTATTTATTGGATTTCTTATCCTAATTTTCGGCTGCAACTTCGTTAATTTTGCATACAATAGCACTGCTATTCTATAAAAACTTGTCTTGTTTCGCTCGAAAATACTTTGGTAATAAACCTCAAAAATAAATCCCAAACAGACTCTAATAAAATACCGACAATCTCATGCTTATTTTATGCTGTTTTTCACAAATTCATTCAATCTGCCTGCTAATGAATCATCAACAGCCACTAATGGTAAACGTACTGTGTTCTCAGCAATACCAAGGGCTTGAAAAACTTGTTTGATTCCGGCAGGATTTCCCTGCTCAAAAATCATATCAATACAATCAGATAAAAGATACTGTGTTTTAAACGCTTCAGTTACCTTTTTATTGAGTCCTAAACGAATCATTTCTGTAAATTCTTTTGGAAAACCTTGTCCGATAACCGAAATCACCCCTGCTCCACCTGCCAAAACAATTGGCAAAGCAATCATATCATCTCCTGAGATAATTAGAAAACCTTCTGGTGCATTTTTAATCAACTGTAAAGCCTGAGCCATATCTCCGGCAGCTTCTTTAATCGCTACCACATTACTAAAATCATTCGCTAAACGAATTACTGTTGACGGCAACATGTTACTGGATGTTCTTCCCGGAACGTTATATAAAATCACAGGAATTGGAGAAGCTTCTGCAATAGCTTTAAAATGCTGATAGATTCCTTCTTGTGTTGGCTTATTATAATAAGGAGAAACAGAGAGTATAGCTTCAAAAGCAGAAAAATCACCTGTTTTTAATTCCTCCACAATTTGCATGGTATTATTTCCACCAACTCCAAGCACTAATGGGAGTCTTCCTTTATTAGTATCTATAACCGTTTTAATCACCAGTTCTTTTTCGGCTTGTGTCAGAGTAGCATTTTCTGCCGTTGTTCCCATAACTACAAGATATTCAACACCACCGTCTATCGAAAAATTAACGATGCGCTGTAAAGCTTCGATATCTACTGAAAAGTCTTTTTTAAATGGGGTTACAAGCGCAACACCAGTTCCTATTAATGATTGCATATTCTACTTTATAATTTTATTTTATACTCTTTAAATATCTAAACAATTCGTGCACGAAAAGTTTGTAGTTCTTTATAGCAGTATCAATCATCCATCGATTTAATTTTTCATCTACTGATGCGAATCCTACTTTAAACTTCGCTTTTGACTTGGCAGTTATCAGCATCAAAACAGCCGTTTCAATATCATAATAACTAATCAAAAGATCAAATTCTGTTTTTACAAATTCATTTAAGAAACCTTCTGTAATTTCCCCCTTCCAATTGACGCTTTTTCGTCCAAAAGTTGGTCTTGAATACGTTTGTTTCTCGCTAAATTTACTTCTGTACACTGCAATTTTGATATTCTCAGGAGTAATTCCTTTCGAGACCAACTCCTTTATCAGGTCTTCTGAATGATCAAATCTACTTTCATCAATCAGTAAACCAATTGTTTGCACATTACTTGTAAACACTTCGTTTTTGACATTATTCAGGTTATTTTTTAATGATTTTTTTACAAAAAATTCCTTTATATAATTTAAAAACATAGTACTTTTACCAGATTACAAAATTAATTATTTAAGTAGCATTTAAGATGGTAAAACTAAAAAAGTATAACGGGTTTTTGAAACTTTTTGTTATATTCTTAACACTTTTTTTTATATTTTCCTGTAGCCAGAAAAATTATAATCTAACAAAAATTGAAGGAAAGCAACTTCCGATAACTGAAAAAGGAACTGAAACCCCTGCAATTGAAAACTTTATTAAGCCTTACCGCGATCACATCAACAAGGATTTGGACAATGTTTTGGCGTATTGCCCGGAAACTCTTGATAAAAGTACCGGAAAATGGCAAACCAGCATTGGAAATCTTATGGCTGACGTTTGTGTTAAAAGAGGAAACCTGGTTTTTGAGGCACGGGAGAAGAAAAAAATTGATTTATGCTTACTAAATCATGGCGGTATCCGAGCTATATTACCTAAAGGAAATGTAACCAACAGAACAGCATTTGAAATCATGCCTTTTGAAAACAGTATGG
Encoded proteins:
- a CDS encoding DUF6913 domain-containing protein — protein: MFLNYIKEFFVKKSLKNNLNNVKNEVFTSNVQTIGLLIDESRFDHSEDLIKELVSKGITPENIKIAVYRSKFSEKQTYSRPTFGRKSVNWKGEITEGFLNEFVKTEFDLLISYYDIETAVLMLITAKSKAKFKVGFASVDEKLNRWMIDTAIKNYKLFVHELFRYLKSIK
- the dapA gene encoding 4-hydroxy-tetrahydrodipicolinate synthase encodes the protein MQSLIGTGVALVTPFKKDFSVDIEALQRIVNFSIDGGVEYLVVMGTTAENATLTQAEKELVIKTVIDTNKGRLPLVLGVGGNNTMQIVEELKTGDFSAFEAILSVSPYYNKPTQEGIYQHFKAIAEASPIPVILYNVPGRTSSNMLPSTVIRLANDFSNVVAIKEAAGDMAQALQLIKNAPEGFLIISGDDMIALPIVLAGGAGVISVIGQGFPKEFTEMIRLGLNKKVTEAFKTQYLLSDCIDMIFEQGNPAGIKQVFQALGIAENTVRLPLVAVDDSLAGRLNEFVKNSIK
- a CDS encoding 5'-nucleotidase C-terminal domain-containing protein — encoded protein: MVKLKKYNGFLKLFVIFLTLFFIFSCSQKNYNLTKIEGKQLPITEKGTETPAIENFIKPYRDHINKDLDNVLAYCPETLDKSTGKWQTSIGNLMADVCVKRGNLVFEAREKKKIDLCLLNHGGIRAILPKGNVTNRTAFEIMPFENSMVVMALKGDQILEMTSYIIKAQKAQPLSGMTFTIAKDKTAKNIMIQGKPLDLNKIYYVATNDYLANGGDSMSFFAKSVQKYDLNYKLRDVLIDYFKEVDTIPVAKDIRITEE